The proteins below come from a single Frondihabitans peucedani genomic window:
- a CDS encoding cation:proton antiporter gives MTAVLLAFAITLLIAILISGFANRTILSTTVLFLVAGFLLGHGMLSVITLQPGDPAVSTLSEIALFTVLFTDGQLIGIKDLRGAYRLPGRALLFGMPLTFGVSAVLGVFVASLSWPEAFLVAAVLAPTDPVFASAIVGRVEIPYRLRHLLSVESGFNDGLALPVVLILIASSGGPTVDLPTLIIDLAAGIGIGVGVPVAVRLLAALPFFGATKLYTVLAPVATGLLVFGVTAATGANPYLAAFSAGITIASVAPEARDAFREFGEIISELVKLFAILIFGALITPTILADVPISGYLFAVLLLIVARPIGVELALLRSELGWQERLTASWFGPKGFASVLYGLLVLESGAVHSAALFHLIVIAIAVSIVAHSSTDVPIAAAFSRMEKELPATTKPQRIDSA, from the coding sequence CACGGTCCTGTTCCTGGTCGCCGGGTTCCTCCTCGGCCACGGCATGCTCAGCGTCATCACCCTGCAACCCGGCGACCCCGCCGTGTCCACCCTGTCCGAAATCGCCCTCTTCACGGTCCTGTTCACCGACGGGCAACTCATCGGGATCAAAGACCTCCGAGGCGCCTACCGGCTCCCCGGACGGGCACTGCTGTTCGGGATGCCGCTGACCTTCGGTGTGAGTGCCGTGCTTGGCGTGTTCGTGGCTAGTTTGTCGTGGCCGGAAGCGTTCCTGGTCGCGGCCGTGTTGGCGCCGACGGATCCGGTGTTCGCGTCCGCGATCGTCGGCCGGGTCGAGATCCCCTACCGCCTCCGGCACCTGCTCAGTGTCGAATCCGGATTCAACGACGGCCTCGCCCTCCCCGTGGTCCTGATCCTGATCGCCTCTAGCGGTGGCCCCACCGTTGATCTCCCGACCCTGATCATCGACCTCGCCGCCGGCATCGGAATCGGCGTCGGTGTCCCCGTCGCGGTCCGCCTGCTGGCGGCGTTGCCGTTCTTCGGCGCCACCAAGCTCTACACAGTGCTGGCGCCAGTGGCAACAGGACTTTTGGTTTTCGGGGTGACCGCGGCCACGGGCGCGAACCCGTATCTTGCCGCGTTCAGTGCGGGGATCACGATCGCTAGCGTCGCACCCGAAGCCCGCGACGCATTTAGAGAGTTCGGGGAGATCATTAGCGAACTCGTGAAACTGTTCGCCATCTTGATCTTCGGCGCCCTCATCACCCCCACGATCCTCGCGGACGTGCCCATCAGCGGCTACCTCTTCGCCGTGTTGTTGCTGATCGTTGCCCGCCCGATCGGTGTCGAGCTCGCCCTGCTGCGGAGTGAGCTCGGATGGCAGGAACGCCTCACCGCCTCCTGGTTCGGACCGAAAGGATTCGCCTCCGTCCTCTACGGGCTCCTCGTCCTTGAAAGCGGCGCCGTGCACTCGGCGGCGTTGTTCCACCTGATCGTGATCGCGATCGCTGTCTCCATCGTGGCGCACTCGTCCACTGACGTCCCGATCGCGGCGGCGTTCTCTCGGATGGAGAAAGAACTGCCCGCTACGACGAAGCCCCAACGGATTGACTCCGCTTGA